The Streptomyces sp. RKAG293 genome includes a region encoding these proteins:
- a CDS encoding ATP-binding protein — protein sequence MAGRGASEQPQRVTIAAAAWPSAAADEAAAKALDLVGDPSVEEVRLTSRPESASTARRLSVSVLRQWSLPQLSETVELLVSELVGNAVRHTGARTFGIRMLRRRGWIRVEVRDPSRALPCLLPVRELDVSGRGLFLVDKLSDRWGVDLQPRGKTTWFELRVLDR from the coding sequence ATGGCGGGCCGGGGAGCATCCGAGCAACCGCAGCGGGTGACCATCGCCGCTGCGGCGTGGCCGTCGGCGGCGGCCGACGAGGCCGCTGCCAAAGCCCTCGATCTGGTCGGAGATCCGTCGGTGGAAGAGGTCCGGCTGACCTCGCGCCCCGAATCCGCCTCGACCGCGCGCCGGCTCTCCGTCTCGGTGTTGCGCCAGTGGTCGCTTCCGCAGCTCTCCGAAACCGTCGAGTTACTGGTCTCGGAACTCGTCGGAAACGCCGTCCGGCACACCGGCGCCCGTACCTTCGGGATCCGGATGCTGCGCCGCCGCGGCTGGATCCGCGTCGAGGTCCGCGATCCCTCGCGGGCGCTGCCCTGTCTGCTGCCGGTCCGCGAGCTCGACGTCAGCGGCCGCGGCCTCTTCCTCGTCGACAAGCTCTCCGACCGCTGGGGTGTCGACCTCCAGCCACGCGGCAAGACGACCTGGTTCGAACTGCGCGTCCTGGACCGCTGA
- a CDS encoding ATP-grasp domain-containing protein has protein sequence MTVKPAAPRVVVIVDAYSSARSLAPLFQARGYACIHVQSTPAIPAVYEKSFRASDFTANIVHTGDVAATVAALSAHAPVSLLAGIESGVEVADVLSEALGLRTNGTALSPSRRDKFRMMETVKEAGVPGTGQILATDLDTLLAWHREAEGRVVLKPLKSAGSDGIYFCDDADQVRAAFESLLGSESALELHNHAVLAQEYLVGSEYIVNTVSLDGKHHVTDIWKMHHLGANGVHDMAAGAQLMPRHGVEQDALVEYNCLVLDALGVRNGPAHTELKLTPQGPRLVESAARICGADVHVPAKGAIGESQLDWTVDAYVDPERFLERWEAGYELARHAGIVNMVSPAAGKLVGYPKMAELRGLESFHDITLNVHPGDEIHRSIDDWTYPMRVYLVHETESVVMHNILSARYMDGEGFYDIV, from the coding sequence ATGACCGTCAAGCCTGCCGCTCCCCGCGTGGTCGTCATCGTCGACGCGTATTCGAGCGCACGATCCCTTGCCCCGCTCTTCCAGGCGCGCGGCTATGCATGCATCCACGTCCAGAGCACCCCGGCGATTCCGGCGGTGTACGAGAAGAGCTTCCGGGCCTCGGACTTCACCGCCAACATCGTGCACACGGGGGATGTCGCGGCAACGGTCGCGGCCCTCTCCGCGCACGCTCCGGTGAGTCTGCTGGCGGGCATCGAGAGCGGGGTCGAGGTCGCGGACGTGCTCAGCGAGGCGCTCGGCCTGCGGACGAACGGCACGGCGCTGAGCCCGTCCCGCCGGGACAAGTTCCGCATGATGGAGACGGTCAAGGAGGCCGGGGTGCCCGGCACCGGCCAGATCCTGGCCACCGACCTCGACACGCTGCTCGCCTGGCACCGGGAGGCCGAAGGCCGGGTCGTGCTGAAGCCGTTGAAGAGCGCGGGAAGCGACGGCATCTACTTCTGTGACGACGCGGACCAGGTGCGCGCCGCGTTCGAGTCGCTGCTCGGCTCCGAGAGCGCGCTGGAGCTGCACAACCACGCGGTGCTGGCGCAGGAGTACCTGGTCGGCAGCGAGTACATCGTGAACACCGTGAGCCTGGACGGGAAGCACCACGTCACGGACATCTGGAAGATGCACCACCTCGGCGCCAACGGGGTGCACGACATGGCGGCCGGCGCCCAGCTGATGCCCCGTCATGGCGTGGAGCAGGACGCGCTGGTCGAGTACAACTGCCTGGTCCTGGACGCCCTGGGGGTGCGCAACGGCCCCGCGCACACCGAGCTCAAGCTGACGCCGCAGGGCCCGCGGCTGGTCGAGAGCGCCGCCCGGATCTGCGGCGCGGACGTGCACGTGCCGGCCAAGGGCGCGATCGGCGAGAGCCAGCTGGACTGGACCGTGGACGCGTACGTCGACCCCGAGCGCTTCCTGGAGCGCTGGGAGGCCGGCTACGAACTGGCCCGGCACGCCGGCATCGTCAACATGGTCTCGCCGGCGGCCGGCAAGCTCGTCGGGTACCCGAAGATGGCCGAGCTCCGGGGTCTGGAGAGCTTCCACGACATCACGCTGAACGTGCACCCCGGCGACGAGATCCACCGCTCGATCGACGACTGGACCTACCCCATGCGCGTGTACCTCGTGCACGAGACCGAGAGCGTCGTCATGCACAACATCCTGTCGGCGCGGTACATGGACGGCGAAGGCTTCTACGACATCGTCTGA
- a CDS encoding TetR/AcrR family transcriptional regulator, giving the protein MADGERPDGRRVRGERTRQAVLDTAVALASVDGLDGLSLARLSGALGVSKSGLFTHWRDKEQLQLDVIDRARKQWGALVMRPAQDAPAGVRRLLALHEARLAFYAEDVLPGGCFFAAVQTEFDDRPGAVHDRVAQSIVDWVRHIQDLVEEAITLGELRADVDAAQLTFEIDALGEAVVTRSRLMDRATVLAQAHRAVLERLRSCCTDPSILPES; this is encoded by the coding sequence ATGGCAGACGGCGAGCGACCCGACGGCAGACGCGTACGCGGGGAGCGGACGCGGCAAGCGGTGCTGGACACGGCCGTGGCGCTCGCGTCGGTGGACGGACTGGACGGGCTCTCGCTGGCGCGGCTGTCCGGAGCGCTCGGAGTGAGCAAGTCCGGACTGTTCACGCACTGGCGGGACAAGGAGCAGCTCCAGCTGGACGTGATCGACCGGGCCCGCAAGCAGTGGGGCGCGCTCGTCATGCGGCCGGCGCAGGACGCGCCGGCCGGCGTACGGCGGCTGCTCGCGCTGCACGAGGCACGGCTGGCCTTCTACGCCGAGGACGTACTGCCCGGCGGCTGCTTCTTCGCCGCCGTGCAGACGGAGTTCGACGACCGGCCGGGCGCGGTGCACGACCGCGTCGCGCAGTCGATCGTCGACTGGGTGCGGCACATCCAGGACCTCGTCGAGGAGGCGATCACCCTCGGCGAGCTGCGGGCGGACGTGGACGCCGCGCAGCTGACGTTCGAGATCGACGCGCTCGGCGAGGCCGTCGTCACCCGCTCCCGGCTCATGGACCGGGCCACCGTCCTCGCCCAGGCGCACCGGGCCGTCCTGGAACGGCTCAGATCCTGCTGCACCGACCCTTCGATCCTCCCGGAGAGCTGA
- the glgX gene encoding glycogen debranching protein GlgX, with product MAGSCRAAGGEHVSETREHEAMEAVEAVPRPNGLRTSPPPAVPGPAQEQAPGTSPDPGAAGGPEPGSAPRTVWPGSSEPLGARFRTGPDGRPGTNFALWAGGAESVELCLFEADGTETRAPLTELTHEIWHGFVPGVLPGQRYGYRVSGRWDPWTGARWNPAKLLLDPYARAVDGDFTLPSEVYAHVRDWPERQIADTVRDNRDSAPLVPKGVVVHDDDDWSDDHRPKTPWSDSVIYELHVKGFTKRHPGIPEELRGTYAGLAHPAAIEHLTRLGVTAVELLPVHQFAHEEHLERAGLKNYWGYNSIGYFAPHSGYAAGGTRGEQVGEFKRMVRALHAAGIEVILDVVYNHTAEGGELGPTLSLRGIDNRGYYRLQDDPRRYADYTGCGNTLHVVQPHVLRLITDSLRYWVTEMGVDGFRFDLAAALARSMHDVDMLSPFLAVIAQDPVLRRVKLIAEPWDVGMGGYQVGAFPPLWTEWNDRYRDAVRDFWRGAQHDVRDLGYRLSGSSDLYAWGGRRPYASVNFITAHDGFTLRDLVSYESKHNEANGENNNDGTHDNRSWNCGAEGATTDPGINTLRRRQLRNLLSTLLLSTGVPMLVAGDEMGRTQGGNNNAYCQDNEISWIDWSQLDDPDWRGLSTLAARLIALRRAHPVLRRRAFFSGRSQTPGGLPDLTWFTAAGQEMTDDDWFASSHTIGMYLSGDDIPQRDAQGVPITDDSFLIIAHASHRPARFALPGHPWADSYELLLDTTAEDQSRPPGTGYPAGGSVTVPGRSLLLLRALPATTPPAPRTSSH from the coding sequence ATGGCCGGATCCTGTCGAGCCGCGGGAGGCGAGCACGTGTCAGAGACACGCGAGCACGAGGCCATGGAGGCCGTTGAGGCGGTCCCCCGGCCGAACGGCCTGCGGACGAGCCCTCCGCCGGCCGTCCCCGGGCCCGCCCAGGAGCAGGCTCCGGGGACCTCCCCGGACCCCGGGGCGGCAGGCGGCCCCGAGCCCGGGAGCGCGCCCCGTACGGTCTGGCCCGGCAGTTCGGAACCGCTCGGCGCGCGCTTCCGCACCGGCCCCGACGGCCGGCCGGGCACCAACTTCGCGCTGTGGGCGGGCGGCGCCGAATCCGTCGAGCTGTGCCTCTTCGAGGCGGACGGCACCGAGACCCGGGCGCCGCTCACCGAGCTGACGCACGAGATCTGGCACGGTTTCGTGCCCGGCGTGCTCCCCGGCCAGCGCTACGGCTACCGGGTCAGCGGCCGCTGGGACCCGTGGACCGGCGCCCGCTGGAATCCCGCCAAGCTGCTGCTGGACCCGTACGCGCGCGCGGTGGACGGGGACTTCACGCTCCCCTCCGAGGTCTACGCGCACGTCCGCGACTGGCCGGAGCGGCAGATCGCCGACACCGTCCGCGACAACCGGGACTCGGCCCCGCTCGTCCCCAAGGGCGTCGTCGTCCACGATGACGACGACTGGTCCGACGACCACCGCCCCAAGACGCCGTGGTCCGACTCCGTCATCTACGAACTGCACGTCAAGGGCTTCACCAAACGCCATCCCGGCATACCCGAAGAGCTGCGCGGCACCTACGCGGGCCTGGCGCACCCAGCAGCGATCGAGCACCTCACCCGGCTGGGCGTCACGGCCGTCGAGCTGCTGCCCGTCCACCAGTTCGCCCACGAGGAGCACCTGGAGCGGGCCGGGCTGAAGAACTACTGGGGCTACAACTCCATCGGCTACTTCGCGCCGCACTCCGGCTACGCGGCCGGCGGCACCCGCGGCGAGCAGGTCGGGGAGTTCAAGCGGATGGTGCGCGCGCTGCACGCCGCCGGTATCGAGGTCATCCTGGACGTCGTCTACAACCACACCGCCGAGGGCGGCGAGCTGGGCCCGACGCTCTCGCTGCGCGGGATCGACAACCGCGGCTACTACCGGCTGCAGGACGACCCGCGCCGCTACGCCGACTACACCGGCTGCGGCAACACCCTGCACGTCGTACAGCCGCACGTCCTGCGGCTCATCACCGACTCGCTGCGCTACTGGGTGACGGAGATGGGCGTCGACGGCTTCCGCTTCGACCTCGCCGCGGCACTCGCCCGCTCCATGCACGACGTCGACATGCTCTCGCCGTTCCTCGCCGTCATCGCCCAGGACCCGGTCCTGCGGCGGGTGAAGCTGATCGCCGAGCCGTGGGACGTCGGGATGGGCGGCTACCAGGTCGGCGCGTTCCCCCCGCTGTGGACGGAGTGGAACGACCGTTACCGGGACGCGGTGCGCGACTTCTGGCGCGGCGCCCAGCACGACGTGCGCGACCTCGGCTACCGGCTCTCCGGCTCCAGCGACCTGTACGCCTGGGGCGGCCGGCGCCCGTACGCCTCGGTCAACTTCATCACCGCGCACGACGGCTTCACCCTGCGGGACCTGGTCTCCTACGAGTCCAAGCACAACGAGGCCAACGGCGAGAACAACAACGACGGCACCCACGACAACCGCTCCTGGAACTGCGGCGCCGAAGGCGCGACCACCGACCCCGGGATCAACACCCTGCGCCGCCGCCAGCTGCGCAATCTGCTCTCGACGCTGCTGCTGTCCACCGGCGTCCCGATGCTGGTGGCCGGTGACGAGATGGGCCGCACCCAGGGCGGCAACAACAACGCCTACTGCCAGGACAACGAGATCAGCTGGATCGACTGGTCGCAGCTGGACGACCCCGACTGGCGCGGGCTGAGCACGCTGGCCGCCCGTCTCATCGCGCTGCGCCGCGCCCACCCGGTGCTGCGCCGCCGCGCCTTCTTCTCCGGCCGCTCGCAGACCCCCGGCGGGCTGCCCGACCTCACCTGGTTCACGGCCGCGGGCCAGGAGATGACCGACGACGACTGGTTCGCCTCGTCGCACACCATCGGCATGTACCTCTCCGGCGACGACATCCCGCAGCGCGACGCCCAGGGCGTCCCCATCACCGACGACAGCTTCCTGATCATCGCCCACGCCTCGCACCGCCCCGCCCGCTTCGCCCTCCCCGGCCACCCCTGGGCCGACTCCTACGAACTCCTCCTCGACACCACCGCCGAGGACCAGTCCCGGCCACCGGGCACCGGATACCCGGCGGGCGGTTCGGTGACGGTCCCGGGACGCTCCCTCCTGCTGCTGCGCGCCCTCCCGGCCACCACCCCTCCGGCCCCGCGGACGTCCAGCCACTGA
- a CDS encoding Ig-like domain-containing protein produces MGGRPCEGSRKLKPIQAAPGARQTLLALALGALLLMTTACGGGGGGTNTGSTGGAGGNKPAGAQAGTSADTKASAAVVTITPKDGANNVATSGALKVTAASGKLSSVIVKDDKGTAVKGDIAADGASWAPDEHLGTSTKYTVDAIAKDTDGRESAKHAVFTTITPKDSFVGFYTPEDGQTVGVGMEVSLNFNRAITNKKAVEAAVQVTASPSVPVKGHWYGNQRLDLRPEQYWAAGTKVTLSLRLDGVEGAPGVYGKQSKDVKFTVGRSQVSVVDAAKHTMTVSRNGAVIRTIPISSGAPAHTTYNGKMVMTEKYDVTRMNGDTVGFGGEYDIKDVPHAIRLTNSGTFIHGNYWAAKSIFGNSNTSHGCVGLSDTRGAGDPSTPAAWFYNQSIVGDVVQVINSKDKTVQWYNGLNGWNLSWSEWTS; encoded by the coding sequence GTGGGCGGGCGGCCGTGTGAGGGGAGCAGAAAGTTGAAGCCGATACAGGCGGCGCCGGGCGCCAGGCAGACGTTGCTGGCGCTGGCGCTGGGGGCGCTGCTGTTGATGACCACCGCGTGCGGTGGCGGTGGCGGCGGCACGAACACCGGCAGCACCGGCGGCGCCGGTGGTAACAAGCCGGCCGGGGCGCAGGCCGGCACGAGCGCCGACACCAAGGCCTCGGCGGCGGTGGTCACCATCACGCCGAAGGACGGCGCGAACAACGTGGCCACGAGCGGCGCGTTGAAGGTCACGGCCGCGAGCGGCAAGCTCAGCTCCGTCATCGTCAAGGACGACAAGGGCACGGCGGTCAAGGGCGACATAGCCGCCGACGGCGCCAGCTGGGCGCCGGACGAGCACCTCGGCACCTCCACCAAGTACACGGTGGACGCGATCGCCAAGGACACCGACGGCCGCGAGTCCGCCAAGCACGCGGTGTTCACCACCATCACGCCGAAGGATTCCTTCGTCGGCTTCTACACGCCGGAGGACGGCCAGACCGTCGGCGTCGGCATGGAGGTGTCGCTCAACTTCAACCGGGCGATCACCAACAAGAAGGCCGTCGAGGCGGCCGTCCAGGTCACCGCTTCGCCGTCCGTCCCCGTCAAGGGCCACTGGTACGGCAACCAGCGTCTGGACCTGCGCCCCGAGCAGTACTGGGCGGCCGGTACCAAGGTGACGCTGAGCCTGCGGCTGGACGGCGTCGAAGGCGCCCCCGGCGTCTACGGCAAGCAGTCCAAGGACGTGAAGTTCACCGTCGGCCGCAGCCAGGTCAGCGTGGTCGACGCCGCGAAGCACACCATGACGGTCAGCCGTAACGGCGCGGTGATCCGCACCATCCCGATCAGCTCGGGCGCCCCGGCGCACACCACGTACAACGGCAAGATGGTGATGACCGAGAAGTACGACGTGACCCGGATGAACGGTGACACGGTCGGCTTCGGCGGCGAGTACGACATCAAGGACGTACCGCACGCCATCCGCCTGACCAACTCGGGCACCTTCATCCACGGCAACTACTGGGCGGCCAAGTCGATCTTCGGCAACTCCAACACCAGCCACGGCTGCGTGGGCCTGTCCGACACCCGTGGTGCCGGTGACCCGTCCACCCCGGCCGCCTGGTTCTACAACCAGTCGATCGTGGGCGACGTCGTCCAGGTGATCAACTCCAAGGACAAGACCGTGCAGTGGTACAACGGCCTCAACGGCTGGAACCTCTCCTGGAGCGAGTGGACCAGCTGA
- the larC gene encoding nickel pincer cofactor biosynthesis protein LarC, with translation MTTSAWFDCSSGAAGDMILGALLDAGASVAAVQRAVDAVVPGSVTLRTETVKRCGLSATKVHVDTDPSPPHRTWHSIRAMLTEAALPEPVRERAQSVFSRLAHAEAAAHGTAVDDVHFHEVGALDAIGDVVGACMAHHELGISTASSTPMALGNGRANSAHGGIPVPTPAVLRLLAAHGAPARSGEFPFEMCTPTGAALILSMCSSWGGMPPLRILGNGMGAGTRDLPETPNVVRVVLGHPVAGESGTGESGTDEADTPPATDAVVVDANIDDLDPRIWPHVLARLMAVGASDAWLTPILMKKGRPAQTLSVLCPPHLLPAVRETIVTETSTIGTREYHVGKRELAREFATVMVGTAAVQVKIARYRQRIVTAQPEYRDVVAAAEQLGIPVKTALARSIAAAERMSPQ, from the coding sequence ATGACGACCTCCGCATGGTTCGACTGTTCGTCCGGGGCGGCCGGGGACATGATCCTGGGCGCGCTCCTCGATGCCGGGGCCTCGGTGGCGGCGGTTCAGCGGGCCGTCGACGCCGTGGTCCCCGGCAGCGTCACCCTCCGCACCGAGACGGTCAAGCGCTGCGGTCTGTCGGCCACGAAGGTGCACGTCGACACGGATCCCAGCCCTCCGCACCGCACCTGGCACTCGATCCGCGCGATGCTCACCGAGGCCGCGCTCCCCGAACCGGTGCGGGAGCGGGCGCAGTCCGTGTTCTCGCGGCTGGCGCACGCCGAGGCCGCCGCCCATGGGACGGCCGTCGACGATGTGCACTTCCACGAGGTCGGCGCTCTCGACGCGATCGGCGATGTGGTGGGGGCGTGCATGGCCCACCACGAACTGGGCATCTCCACCGCGTCCTCGACGCCCATGGCGCTGGGCAACGGACGGGCGAACAGCGCCCACGGCGGGATTCCCGTCCCGACTCCGGCCGTGCTCCGGCTGCTCGCCGCCCACGGGGCGCCTGCGCGGTCCGGGGAGTTCCCGTTCGAGATGTGCACGCCGACCGGCGCGGCACTCATTCTGTCGATGTGTTCCTCGTGGGGCGGAATGCCGCCGCTGCGGATCCTCGGCAACGGAATGGGAGCCGGTACGCGGGATCTCCCGGAAACCCCGAATGTCGTCCGGGTCGTGCTGGGACATCCGGTCGCCGGGGAATCCGGCACCGGGGAATCCGGCACCGATGAGGCGGATACCCCGCCCGCGACGGACGCCGTGGTCGTCGACGCCAACATCGACGACCTCGACCCGCGGATCTGGCCGCATGTGCTGGCCCGGCTGATGGCGGTCGGGGCGTCCGACGCCTGGCTCACGCCCATTCTGATGAAGAAGGGCCGCCCCGCCCAGACGCTCTCGGTGCTCTGCCCGCCCCATCTCCTGCCGGCCGTGCGGGAGACGATCGTGACCGAGACCTCCACCATCGGGACCCGCGAGTACCACGTGGGCAAGCGGGAGCTGGCCCGGGAGTTCGCCACGGTCATGGTCGGCACCGCCGCCGTGCAGGTCAAGATCGCCCGCTATCGGCAGCGGATCGTCACCGCGCAACCGGAGTACCGGGACGTCGTCGCCGCGGCAGAACAACTGGGCATTCCGGTCAAGACGGCGCTGGCGAGATCGATCGCCGCCGCCGAACGCATGAGTCCACAATAA
- a CDS encoding enoyl-CoA hydratase/isomerase family protein, translating into MTVSLEVAEGVGTIRIDRPPMNALDIATQDRLKVVAEEAGRRDDVRAVIVWGGEKVFAAGADIKEMQAMSYEGMVDRSRALQESFTAVARIPKPVVAAVTGYALGGGCELALCADIRIAAENAKLGQPEILLGLIPGAGGTQRLTRLVGPSRAKDLIFTGRMVKAEEALAIGLVDKVVPAEQVYAEARAWAERLARGPAYALRAAKEAIDGGLETDLETGLTIERTLFAGLFATADRETGMRSFVEDGPGKAKFR; encoded by the coding sequence ATGACTGTGAGCCTCGAAGTCGCCGAAGGCGTCGGCACGATCCGCATCGACCGGCCGCCGATGAACGCACTGGACATCGCCACCCAGGACCGGCTGAAGGTGGTCGCGGAGGAGGCGGGCCGGCGCGACGACGTACGCGCCGTGATCGTCTGGGGCGGGGAGAAGGTGTTCGCCGCCGGCGCGGACATCAAGGAGATGCAGGCCATGTCCTACGAGGGCATGGTCGACCGCTCGCGCGCGCTGCAGGAGTCCTTCACCGCGGTCGCCCGCATCCCCAAGCCGGTGGTCGCCGCGGTCACCGGCTACGCGCTGGGCGGCGGCTGCGAACTGGCGCTCTGCGCCGACATCCGCATCGCGGCGGAGAACGCGAAGCTGGGCCAGCCGGAGATCCTGCTCGGCCTGATCCCGGGCGCCGGCGGAACCCAGCGGCTGACGCGCCTGGTGGGTCCCTCCCGGGCCAAGGACCTGATCTTCACCGGCCGGATGGTGAAGGCCGAGGAGGCGCTGGCCATCGGCCTGGTCGACAAGGTCGTGCCGGCGGAGCAGGTCTACGCCGAGGCGCGCGCCTGGGCGGAACGCCTCGCCCGCGGCCCCGCGTACGCGCTGCGCGCGGCCAAGGAAGCGATCGACGGCGGTCTGGAGACGGACCTGGAGACCGGGCTGACCATCGAACGCACCCTGTTCGCCGGTCTGTTCGCGACGGCCGACCGCGAGACGGGCATGCGCAGCTTCGTCGAGGACGGCCCGGGCAAGGCGAAGTTCCGTTAG
- a CDS encoding EF-hand domain-containing protein → MADIEAAKRAFDRYDLDKDGQITAAEYKKVMAELGDFYTTESVAQAVINADDTDGDGQLSWDEFWAKLQG, encoded by the coding sequence GTGGCGGACATCGAGGCAGCGAAGAGGGCTTTCGACCGGTATGACCTTGACAAGGACGGTCAGATCACCGCGGCCGAGTACAAGAAGGTCATGGCCGAGCTCGGGGACTTCTACACCACCGAGTCGGTCGCCCAGGCCGTGATCAACGCCGACGACACCGACGGTGACGGGCAGCTCTCGTGGGACGAGTTCTGGGCCAAGCTGCAGGGCTGA
- a CDS encoding thioesterase family protein gives MTTTAQPPATPEAPAAQIFPVQIHFDDLDALGMVHNARYALFVERAITAYWVDRGWSYTADRTEYDDTFLAVREFRIEYLAPILGAGDGAVHIWIEHLGRTSIVYGFRVLSADRRVVHASGRRAQVKLDPATLRPSPLSDELRAAAAPLMDTRSIRSTA, from the coding sequence ATGACGACCACCGCCCAGCCACCGGCCACCCCAGAGGCACCGGCCGCACAGATCTTCCCCGTCCAGATCCACTTCGACGATCTCGACGCCCTGGGAATGGTCCACAACGCCCGCTACGCGCTGTTCGTCGAGCGCGCGATCACCGCCTACTGGGTCGACCGGGGCTGGTCGTACACCGCCGACCGCACGGAGTACGACGACACCTTCCTCGCGGTGCGCGAGTTCCGCATCGAGTACCTGGCGCCGATCCTGGGCGCGGGCGACGGGGCCGTGCACATCTGGATCGAGCACCTGGGGCGCACCAGCATCGTCTACGGCTTCCGCGTGCTGTCCGCCGACCGGCGGGTGGTGCACGCGTCGGGACGCCGCGCCCAGGTCAAGCTCGACCCGGCCACCTTGCGCCCCAGCCCGCTGAGCGACGAGCTGCGCGCGGCGGCGGCTCCGTTGATGGACACGCGGTCCATACGCTCCACCGCATAG
- a CDS encoding Ig-like domain-containing protein — protein sequence MTNVVRRALSAGAGLVGAVVLGGLLAGCAAGGGGDVGSSGDDARPREVVPKVSEAVISITPDDAAHDVLPEGQLRVGVEKGELTQVKVADAEGVPVAGTLAADHSGWLPTGKLALSTQYTVDAYAVDGQGRRAAKHVVFTTLVPKHKFIGFYTPEAGSTVGTGMIITVNFNRPVTDRAAVERAITVHAKPAVEVVPHWFGSRRLDLRPKKHWRAGTEVTMSLRLKDVEGADGMYGTQSKNVRFTIGRDQTSTVDADAHTMTVRREGRLFKTLPISAGSPEHPTYQGTMVIAEKFALTRMNGQTVGFGGEYDIPDVPHAMRLTRSGTFLHGNYWAAPGTFGITNTSHGCVGLADVKGGRSTTPAGWLFEHSLVGDTVEVINSHDRTVAADNGMGGWNLSWQEWRAGSAASLDSAASPESGSNP from the coding sequence GTGACGAATGTGGTGAGGCGCGCCCTGAGCGCCGGGGCGGGACTGGTAGGAGCGGTAGTACTCGGCGGGCTCCTCGCCGGGTGCGCGGCGGGAGGCGGCGGTGACGTCGGCAGCAGTGGTGACGACGCCCGTCCCAGGGAAGTCGTCCCGAAGGTGTCGGAGGCGGTCATCAGCATCACGCCGGACGACGCGGCGCACGATGTGCTGCCCGAAGGGCAGCTGCGGGTCGGAGTGGAGAAGGGCGAGTTGACGCAGGTCAAGGTGGCCGACGCCGAGGGCGTACCGGTCGCCGGCACCCTCGCGGCGGACCACAGCGGCTGGCTGCCCACGGGCAAACTGGCGCTCTCCACGCAGTACACGGTGGACGCCTACGCGGTGGACGGCCAGGGCCGCCGGGCCGCCAAGCACGTGGTGTTCACGACGCTGGTGCCCAAGCACAAGTTCATCGGCTTCTACACACCCGAGGCCGGGTCCACCGTCGGCACCGGCATGATCATCACCGTCAACTTCAACCGGCCGGTCACCGACCGTGCGGCGGTGGAGCGGGCGATCACCGTCCACGCGAAGCCCGCGGTGGAGGTGGTCCCGCACTGGTTCGGCAGCCGGCGCCTCGACCTGCGGCCCAAGAAGCACTGGCGGGCCGGCACCGAGGTGACGATGTCGCTGCGGCTGAAGGACGTCGAGGGTGCCGACGGCATGTACGGCACGCAGTCCAAGAACGTCCGGTTCACCATCGGCCGCGACCAGACCAGCACGGTCGACGCGGACGCGCACACCATGACCGTGCGGCGCGAGGGGCGGCTGTTCAAGACGCTCCCGATCTCGGCCGGCAGCCCGGAGCACCCCACGTACCAGGGCACGATGGTGATCGCAGAGAAGTTCGCCCTCACCCGGATGAACGGCCAGACGGTCGGTTTCGGCGGGGAGTACGACATTCCGGATGTTCCGCACGCCATGCGCCTCACCCGCTCCGGAACGTTCCTGCACGGCAACTACTGGGCCGCGCCCGGGACCTTCGGCATCACCAACACCAGCCATGGCTGTGTCGGGCTCGCCGATGTGAAGGGCGGCCGCTCGACGACGCCGGCGGGCTGGCTCTTCGAGCACTCGCTCGTCGGTGACACCGTCGAGGTGATCAACTCCCATGACCGCACGGTCGCGGCGGACAACGGCATGGGCGGCTGGAACCTCAGCTGGCAGGAGTGGCGCGCGGGTTCCGCCGCGTCCCTGGACTCCGCCGCGTCCCCGGAATCCGGCTCCAACCCCTGA